Genomic segment of Acidobacteriota bacterium:
AACTGCTCCTCAGGGCGTCGGCCGCGGAGCCGCCCCGGGTCGCGGTGCTCCTGGATTTTCCGGAATTCAACCTGAGGCTCGCGAAAAGGATGAAGCGGCTGGGGATTCCGGTTGTTTACTACATCAGCCCCCAGATCTGGGCGTGGCGCGGAGGCCGTATCCGGACCATCCGGGAGTGCGTGGACAGGATGCTGGTGATCCTCCCCTTCGAGGAGGCCTACTACCGCGCGCGCGGCGTCGAGGCGGAGTTCGTGGGCCACCCGCTGCTCGAGGTATCCCCGGGGCCGGACCGCTTCCCGGCCCTGCCGCCCGAACCGGAGCGCCGGACCGTGGCCCTTTTGCCCGGGAGCCGGCGTCGGGAGGTCGACCATATCCTGCCCACCCTCCTGCTGGCCGGATGCGAACTGATGAAGAGGGTGCCGGTCCGGTTCCTGGTTTCCGCGGCGCCCACCGTCGATGCCGGGCAGATCGAAAGGATCGTGGAAAAAACCCTCGGGGGGAGGGAAGGCCGGAGCCACTTTCACATTCTCACGCGCAGTTCGCGCGACATTATCGCAGGGGCCGATTTCGCCTTCGTCAAGAGCGGGACGAGCACCCTGGAAGCCGCGCTGGCCGGGGTCCCTTTCCTGACCATGTACAAGATATCCCGGCTGAGCTGGCTGGCGGGATCGCTCCTGATCCGCGGCGGCACGAAGGGGCTGGTCAACCTGATCGCCGGGGAACGGATCGTCCCGGAGCTGTTCCAGGACCAGGCCAGCCCGGAGGCGCTCGCGCGGGTGGCGCTGCGATACCTGGAAAGCCCCGCGGAGAGCGCCGCGATGCGCGACCGGCTCCGCGGGGTG
This window contains:
- the lpxB gene encoding lipid-A-disaccharide synthase, with the translated sequence MDPKERDRCPPAGVVRRVGGGEMKGAGGKSARVLVVAGEASADRYGAELVRRLGALPGNGNLRFYGAGGDAMQAAGVELLCHVRELGHIGPREALTGLRTYFRTFKLLLRASAAEPPRVAVLLDFPEFNLRLAKRMKRLGIPVVYYISPQIWAWRGGRIRTIRECVDRMLVILPFEEAYYRARGVEAEFVGHPLLEVSPGPDRFPALPPEPERRTVALLPGSRRREVDHILPTLLLAGCELMKRVPVRFLVSAAPTVDAGQIERIVEKTLGGREGRSHFHILTRSSRDIIAGADFAFVKSGTSTLEAALAGVPFLTMYKISRLSWLAGSLLIRGGTKGLVNLIAGERIVPELFQDQASPEALARVALRYLESPAESAAMRDRLRGVRQMLGAHRASERAAAAVNGFL